The DNA window TCGACAAGCACAAGAAGGTCACCAAAATTCTGATGCCCGTCTGGTTGTACGTGTCGGTCACGGGGGTAGTGATTTACTTCATGCTCCGCGGGGCCTGAATTCGGAAAAGCGAATCGGCGCTAACTCGCGTTGTCTACATTGGTGGGGAGTCCCCGGGGTGCCAACAGGGAGGTTCCGGGGACTCACGCCAACCGATGATGGAGTTTAGAGGCTGCGTTTGTTGCGGCGCAGGTTGCGACGGCTGCCTTTGGGTTTGCTCGGTGGAATATTTCCCCCGCCAAAACCGCCGCCGAAATTATCATCACCGCCGCCGAAGCCGCCACCAAAGCCGCCGCCGAAGCCGCCGCTATTGTTGTTGTCGTAGCCGCCACCGCCGCCACCCGGGCCGCCACGTCCGCCGTAACCGCCGCCACCACCGGGACCGCCGCGTCCACCGCCGCCGCCGCCGCGACCAGCGTAACCGCCACCGCCACCGCCGCCGCCGGGTCCACCACGACCACCGTAGCCGCCGCCGGGTCCGCGAGCGCCCGAAGGAGGGCCGCCCGGTCCGGGTCCGCGTCGTCTTTCGTCAGCTTCGTTTACCCGCAGGTTGCGTCCGCCGAGTTCCAGGCCGTCGAACTTGGTGACGGCCTCGGATGCCGAAGAGGGTTCCGCGTATTCCACAAAGGCGAATCCGCGGGGACGTCCAGTCTCCCGATCCTTAGGAAGAAAGCAGTCTACGATCTGCCCCACTTCCGAGAAAACTTCTTCCAACTCCTCCTTCGTAGTGTCGAAGTTGAGGTTCCCCACAAACAATTTGGCGCCGATGATGTTCTCCTTCAAACAGGACGACCGCGGCATGCGCTCGCCCTTCCTCTTCGTCTGTTTCAGCTGAAACAGTTGTTTTCGCGTGTCTGATTGGCCCGGATTGGACCACGATAAAGATACGATTCTTTACCTGATTCGTAGCGCACCCAGCGGGTCTCTGCATCCCCCCCATTTTGCCTTCGCCAGCCCTCTCGGCGGCACGTCATGCGGGGGATTGGCAATCTTCGCTTTAATATGGCTGAATCAAGGCGGAGAAACGGCTCTGTTGTCAGGCAGAGTTTCGCGGGTTGGGAGATCCAAACACGCCAATCGAGGGGTTTGAAATGAAAAAGTTGCTTATTTCTTTTGGTTTTTCGATCATCATCCTATGTGCGGGTGGTGATGTGGCCGAGGCGCAATCGGATTGCCGGGATACCTGTATGGATTCCAAGCAGGTATGTCGGGACAGCGCGCGCACCGCAGTCCGCGGATGTCGCATGACCTGTAAATCCGGGGATCCGGCCGAACGACGGGAG is part of the Candidatus Binatia bacterium genome and encodes:
- a CDS encoding RNA-binding protein, with amino-acid sequence MPRSSCLKENIIGAKLFVGNLNFDTTKEELEEVFSEVGQIVDCFLPKDRETGRPRGFAFVEYAEPSSASEAVTKFDGLELGGRNLRVNEADERRRGPGPGGPPSGARGPGGGYGGRGGPGGGGGGGGYAGRGGGGGGRGGPGGGGGYGGRGGPGGGGGGYDNNNSGGFGGGFGGGFGGGDDNFGGGFGGGNIPPSKPKGSRRNLRRNKRSL